The following DNA comes from Rosa rugosa chromosome 5, drRosRugo1.1, whole genome shotgun sequence.
TTTTcccaatacacacacacacacacacactatctATCTATGAAATGCTGATTTGCGACTATCTGTGTGATATTTCTAGAGAAGCTGATTGCTGAGGATGAAATGAATTCAGCAATACATGCAGACATACATGCAGTTGGCGATGGGATCCTCCCACATTTAAGAGGGTTGAACCTTTACGGGATGCGGAAGCTGATGAATCCTAGGGAGGATAGCTGGGGACCAGCATGCCCATATTTTCCAAATCTAGAATTTTTGAAGATAGATGACTGTGACAGCTTAAACGCCTTAAAGAACTTAAGATCATCCACAATATCCATCAAGAATCTAATAACTTTGCAAGTAAGTCGTTTAAAGGGATTGAAATACTTGATATCTTTCTCCATCGCCAAAAGTTTGATGCAAGCACAAACCTAGAAGTTCAGGATTGTGAGGAAATGATAGGAATAGTGGGGAGCAATGGACACAACCATTCTAGAAATGAGATTGAATTCAGGTTGTTGAAACATTTGGAACTTTCTGCTCTACCAAGTCTGAGAGGCTTCTGCTCAGCAACTCGCATTGCCAAATTCCCGTGCTTGAAAAATTTATCGATGAGAAGTTGTACTCAATTAGAGGCATTCATCTTTGACCCTACAGATAAAAGTAATACAATTGGCAAGGATATCAAAGACACCTACTTAAATGAAAACATTGAGATTGGAGTAGTGCAACAATTCCTTTTTGACAACAAGGTGAAATAATTGTTTAACTTTCTTTAACTATTCATTTATACCACATCTTCAAAGTTTCTTTATAGTTCCATACAATGATTAATATGCATTTTTAAACAGGTTGAATTTCCGAGGTTGAAGAGTTTGTCTATGGAGGGTCTAACAAAGTTGACCTCAATATGGCACAGTCAACTTTCTCTAAACTCCTTTAGTAGACTCAAAGACCTTCAAGTACATGGATGTGGAAATCTAATAAATATCTTTGTGCCCAGTACTTTGGGAAGATTGAATGCTCTTGAGACCTTATTGATAAAGGAGTGCAAGTCTGTACAAGTTGTATTTGAACTCGGAGGAATTGGTGTTAGAGGAATACATGACACGTTAGCAACAACTCAGCTGAGATCTTTTGACTTTGAAAATCTAGATTCGGTAGAAATTGATTCTTGTGAGAGTTTGAAAAACATTTTTCCAGTTTCGGTGGCTAGAAATCTCCACCAGTTAAAAAAGCTGATAGTGAAGAGTTGTGGAGTTCAGGAAATTGTCGCAAGGGAAGAGTCATTACAAACAACACCTCAGTTTGTGTTTCCAAAAATAAGAAATGTGA
Coding sequences within:
- the LOC133708288 gene encoding uncharacterized protein LOC133708288 isoform X1 codes for the protein MIGIVGSNGHNHSRNEIEFRLLKHLELSALPSLRGFCSATRIAKFPCLKNLSMRSCTQLEAFIFDPTDKSNTIGKDIKDTYLNENIEIGVVQQFLFDNKVEFPRLKSLSMEGLTKLTSIWHSQLSLNSFSRLKDLQVHGCGNLINIFVPSTLGRLNALETLLIKECKSVQVVFELGGIGVRGIHDTLATTQLRSFDFENLDSVEIDSCESLKNIFPVSVARNLHQLKKLIVKSCGVQEIVAREESLQTTPQFVFPKIRNVIFCDMSQLTNFYPGIHVSSWPSLNELMVVQCAKIKVFVAKISSFEGHNESERLCVLHPQSLFLIEKNGLPNFTSLMVHRCDGLNFLLVSCMARSLVKLKHFVISKCQRMEAVLTKEHSEENKDDMFPDLKELELKDLPLNVKEWKQY
- the LOC133708288 gene encoding uncharacterized protein LOC133708288 isoform X2, which encodes MIGIVGSNGHNHSRNEIEFRLLKHLELSALPSLRGFCSATRIAKFPCLKNLSMRSCTQLEAFIFDPTDKSNTIGKDIKDTYLNENIEIGVVQQFLFDNKVEFPRLKSLSMEGLTKLTSIWHSQLSLNSFSRLKDLQVHGCGNLINIFVPSTLGRLNALETLLIKECKSVQVVFELGGIGVRGIHDTLATTQLRSFDFENLDSVEIDSCESLKNIFPVSVARNLHQLKKLIVKSCGVQEIVAREESLQTTPQFVFPKIRNVIFCDMSQLTNFYPGIHVSSWPSLNELMVVQCAKIKVFVAKISSFEGHNESERLCVLHPQSLFLIEKVTKKRGSGKKILFMQSGNKTTTTIKNTKLVFLHKHEP